A genomic region of Alicyclobacillus sp. SO9 contains the following coding sequences:
- a CDS encoding hydrolase produces MKELNFDVNQTALVVIDMQNGIVGLPCEPYSATQVLTQVQRLVDSSRNAGLFVTLVNVDTKDGKDMLHPVTDAETSPSTAKRPEDWSKIVSELGPAPTDHCVTKHQWGAFYGTDLDLQLRRRGIDTIILCGIATDIGVETTAREAYQHGYNQIFVEDAMTALSKPQHEHPLKYTFPRMGRIRTTEEVLQALSE; encoded by the coding sequence GTGAAGGAATTGAACTTCGATGTAAACCAGACTGCTCTGGTCGTGATTGATATGCAAAACGGAATTGTCGGCTTGCCTTGTGAACCCTACTCAGCGACTCAAGTACTCACCCAGGTGCAAAGATTAGTAGACAGCAGTCGCAATGCCGGTCTCTTTGTGACACTAGTAAATGTCGATACGAAGGATGGTAAAGACATGCTTCACCCAGTGACAGACGCTGAGACTTCGCCTTCTACTGCGAAGCGGCCGGAAGATTGGAGTAAAATTGTTTCGGAACTGGGTCCGGCACCGACTGACCACTGTGTCACAAAGCACCAGTGGGGCGCTTTCTACGGTACTGATCTCGACTTGCAGCTTCGTCGGCGGGGCATTGATACCATTATTCTGTGCGGGATTGCAACGGACATTGGTGTTGAGACTACGGCACGGGAAGCATACCAGCACGGTTACAACCAGATTTTCGTTGAGGACGCGATGACAGCCTTATCGAAGCCGCAACATGAGCACCCGTTGAAATACACGTTCCCTCGAATGGGCCGGATTCGCACCACTGAGGAAGTCCTTCAAGCTTTATCCGAATAG